GTTATGAATACCTTACGAACCTTTACTCCAGATATTGAAATCTATTCTATTGATGAAGCATTTTTAGAGTTTAAAGGTTTTGATCATTATGATTTACAAAGTTATGGTGTAAAAATGAGAGAAACTGTATTGCAGCATGTGGGAATTCCAGTTAGCATTGGGTTTGCTAATACGAAGGCACTAAGTAAAATATCAAATAAGATAGCTAAGAAGTTTCCGGAAAGAACCAACGGTTCTTATGTAATAGATACTGAAGAGAAACGAATTAAAGCATTGAAGTGGACTAAAATAGAAGATGTTTGGGGAATTGGGAGAAAGTTTTCTCAACGTTTACAAGCTAAAAATATCATGACTGCTTATGACTTTACGCAACTACAAGATTCATGGGTACAAAAAGAGTTTTCTATTGTAGGGTTACGTTTAAAACACGAATTAGAGGGAAAACCTAGACTGTCTTTAGATGAGGTTAAAAACAAGAAAGCAATTTCAACTACTAGAAGTTTTGACAGGGATATAAGCGATTATTTTAGCTTAAAGGAGCGAGTAGCCACTTTTGCTTGTTCATGTGCTGAGAAGCTAAGAAAACAAGACAGCAACTGTACTTTGATAATGGTTTTTGTGTTGACCAATTACCATAAAAAGAACCAGGCACAGTATAGTAGAAATATTACGGTACAATTGCCTTATCCAACCTCATCGAGTATTACGATAAGTCAGTATGCACAAAAGGCTTTAAAAGCAATTTACAAAGAGGGTTATGCTTATAAAAAAGCAGGAGTAATTGTTATGGGAATTAGGCCAAATAACGAAACACAATTGAATTTGTTTGTGAATGAGAACCCTAAACACAATCCTTTGATGAAAACTATTGATGATATTAATCGTAAATTAGGAGTACGCAAATTAAAAATTGGTGGTCAAGGTTTAGGACGAACTTGGAAAATGAAACAAGAGCGATTGAGTCCTAGATTTACGACTCACTGGGATGAGGTTTTAGAAGTTGATTAACATGAAAATAATTAAAGTAGCAAAAGGTTTAAGTGGTGAGTTAGAAATGGTGCCTTTCAGAATTTCTGAAGATGGTGTTTATGTTCCTTATTATGAAGATGGTGTTCAAGCAGGCTTTCCAAGTCCTGCTGATGACTTTAAAGAACAAAGACTGAGTTTAGATGCTAAATTATTAAGCAAGCCTAATAGTACATTTATTGTAAGGGTAAAAGGAAACTCAATGTTTGATACTTTACATGTTGGAGATTTATTAATCGTAAGAGCAGACTTAAATTTAGAGGATAATGATATTGGGATTCTATCAGTAAACAACAATGATTTTACTGTGAAAAGATTAGATAAATCAAGAAACTTACTTGTTGCTGACAATGAAGATTTTCCTAATATTGAGATTAATGAAGATGATGTAATTCAGTGTAGAGGGGTTGTAAAACACTTGATTAGAGATTTATAAAAAACCTCCATTAAAAAATAATGGAGGTAAAAAAAACGCTAAAAACATTTAAAACATTTTTAGACAGTTACTAAAATAACTAATTATTTTTTAAATTGAAATAAAAAATAGCATGAATGATTTACCTCAATTTAGAAGAACTCAATTTAAGCTTGGTATAA
Above is a genomic segment from Wenyingzhuangia fucanilytica containing:
- a CDS encoding Y-family DNA polymerase, with product MYALVDCNNFYASCERVFRPHLNGKPIAVLSNNDGCVIARSNEAKKFVPMGAVAFKYKEIFKQYQIHVFSSNYALYGDLSNRVMNTLRTFTPDIEIYSIDEAFLEFKGFDHYDLQSYGVKMRETVLQHVGIPVSIGFANTKALSKISNKIAKKFPERTNGSYVIDTEEKRIKALKWTKIEDVWGIGRKFSQRLQAKNIMTAYDFTQLQDSWVQKEFSIVGLRLKHELEGKPRLSLDEVKNKKAISTTRSFDRDISDYFSLKERVATFACSCAEKLRKQDSNCTLIMVFVLTNYHKKNQAQYSRNITVQLPYPTSSSITISQYAQKALKAIYKEGYAYKKAGVIVMGIRPNNETQLNLFVNENPKHNPLMKTIDDINRKLGVRKLKIGGQGLGRTWKMKQERLSPRFTTHWDEVLEVD
- a CDS encoding LexA family protein; its protein translation is MKIIKVAKGLSGELEMVPFRISEDGVYVPYYEDGVQAGFPSPADDFKEQRLSLDAKLLSKPNSTFIVRVKGNSMFDTLHVGDLLIVRADLNLEDNDIGILSVNNNDFTVKRLDKSRNLLVADNEDFPNIEINEDDVIQCRGVVKHLIRDL